In Belonocnema kinseyi isolate 2016_QV_RU_SX_M_011 chromosome 4, B_treatae_v1, whole genome shotgun sequence, a single window of DNA contains:
- the LOC117171189 gene encoding egalitarian protein homolog, with protein MDSSEYELVRNMTLLFFFERLMDKGGPRTLHDLSCQFGAKGFTKEMRQIAGGSQSGLKKFLSQYPSLFLIDEDYVSVNTFQPVVEEDSGAKISGKRDYAREAVEYFSNKLMQYGAGTEVPIKSLLGHRSQASPEVRHISGQHYKEFQTFLMKHPDAFVVNEDNVILKQYEGMKAEPFRELEPDISIDPEVTARLLDFFAQSIEQKGVIMVDQLFVMVNEKFPQGTIFNTSQDLSTFLKMFPDAFHVQSNLVTLIGRPKSYTDGKVKKENAKNQNQNNNQLQNKNPSPMQNHSPIPNQSPIQNQSPIPNQSPVQNQVLQNSQCIQPDSIVSNSSTSQPNSLQNTFHSPPESNNNSPPVSLQQQTLKQRINTLVMKTLADNTERDRSLQSMQMGDAWKLKILQQTTVIVNPRECLRIVDDIINPRRPPPDGKIAISFDCEGINLGVKGQLTLIQIGTMSGQAYIFDLCTCPSLIQAGGLQRLLENENVIKVIHDCRNDSVNLFNQFGIILNNVFDTQAAHAILQFQETGKPVYKVKNVNLNALCELYGAPSNLLKEQLKNIYRRDQRYWSRRPMTREMLIYASSDVLSLVPLVYHAMNKLIKPEMQTLFVELCEEQVQMHIKPLEVKARKKQRKVETEVADLRKRMEETTGKNIVLSNREIRLLRYLSLTEDEKEKLKGSYKVARKLEKLESMGQDKGDSSDEDDDDDRNDDAEYPSLDSETSHSGGVISPRNSEAPSLTESMQMVDEILSDGQMDRFEKIERLEAILSAVTAPSNDVETAEPTTTTTIVASPTKCTMCQGNKISQKSQSVPKPGKEVACQTLSTGDIVITRIHFSEEEKERERLLNSPKKQVA; from the exons ATGGATAGTTCAGAATATGAATTAGTTCGGAATATGACGCTCCTCTTCTTCTTCGAGCGACTCATGGACAAGGGCGGTCCGCGAACCCTGCACGATTTAAGCTGCCAGTTTGGAGCAAAAGGTTTCACCAAGGAGATGCGACAAATAGCCGGAGGTTCTCAGAGTGGGCTGAAAAAATTCCTGTCTCAGTATCCATCCCTTTTCCTCATAGACGAGGATTACGTGTCCGTAAATACGTTTCAGCCAGTAGTCGAGGAAGACAGTGGAGCTAAAATAAGTGGCAAACGCGACTATGCACGAGAAGCCGTCGAATATTTCTCCAACAAGCTGATGCAGTACGGAGCCGGAACTGAAGTCCCGATAAAAAGTCTCCTCGGTCATCGTTCTCAAGCCTCGCCCGAAGTTCGTCACATTTCCGGTCAACATTACAAAGAGTTTCAAACTTTCCTGATGAAGCATCCAGATGCTTTTGTAGTGAACGAGGATAATGTGATTCTGAAGCAGTACGAAGGCATGAAAGCTGAACCCTTTCGGGAATTGGAACCCGATATCTCGATAGATCCAGAGGTGACTGCAAGATTGCTGGATTTCTTTGCTCAATCGATCGAACAGAAGGGTGTCATCATGGTCGATCAACTCTTTGTCATGGTGAATGAAAAGTTTCCCCAAGGCACGATATTCAACACTTCCCAGGACCTTTCcacttttctgaaaatgtttcCCGATGCCTTTCATGTACAGAGCAACTTGGTGACACTTATCGGCCGACCCAAGTCTTACACGGACGGAAAAGTGAAGAAGGAGAATGCCaagaatcaaaatcaaaataacaaTCAATTGCAGAATAAGAATCCGAGTCCGATGCAGAATCACAGCCCGATTCCGAATCAGAGTCCAATTCAGAATCAGAGTCCAATTCCGAATCAGAGTCCAGTGCAGAATCAAGTTTTGCAGAATTCTCAGTGTATTCAGCCGGACAGTATTGTTTCGAATAGTTCAACCTCCCAGCCtaattctcttcaaaatacttttcaTTCGCCGCCTGAGAGTAATAACAATTCTCCGCCGGTTAGTCTGCAACAGCAGACCCTGAAGCAGAGGATAAATACTCTCGTGATGAAGACTTTGGCTGATAATACTGAGAGAGATCGTAGTTTGCAGAGTATGCAGATGGGCGATGCCTGGAAATTGAAGATTCTTCAGCAGACGACAGTCATCGTTAATCCGCGAGAGTGCCTTCGAATTGTCGATGATATCATCAATCCGAGAAGACCACCGCCTGATGGGAAAATTGCAATTTCCTTCGATTGCGAGGGAATTAATCTTGGCGTTAAAGGCCAGCTGACACTTATCCAGATCGGAACAATGAGTGGACAGGCTTATATTTTCGATCTGTGCACTTGTCCAAGTTTGATTCAGGCCGGTGGATTGCAGAGGCTTTTGGAGAATGAAAATGTGATTAAA GTGATTCATGACTGTAGAAACGATAGTGTAAACCTCTTTAACCAGTTTGGAATTATTCTCAATAATGTCTTTGACACTCAG GCTGCTCACGCGATTCTTCAATTTCAAGAAACGGGCAAGCCTGTTTACAAAGTCAAAAATGTGAATCTGAATGCACTTTGCGAACTTTATGGTGCGCCAAGCAATCTTCTAAAGGAacagctgaaaaatatttatcgaaGAGATCAGAGATATTGGTCTAGAAGACCAATGACTCGTGAAATGCTCATTTATGCCAGCAGTGATGTCCTCAGTCTTGTTCCCCTGGTTTACCATGCCATGAACAA ACTCATAAAACCAGAGATGCAGACACTCTTCGTAGAATTGTGCGAAGAGCAGGTTCAAATGCACATAAAACCTCTGGAAGTGAAGGCCCGGAAAAAACAGCGCAAGGTCGAAACAGAAGTTGCCGATCTTCGAAAAAGAATGGAAGAAACAACCGGAAAGAATATCGTTCTCAGCAATCGGGAAATTCGACTTTTGCGATATTTGTCACTCACAGAGGACGAGAAGGAGAAATTGAAGGGCAGCTATAAAGTAGCAAGAAAACTGGAAAAACTGGAGAGCATGGGACAGGACAAAGGAGATTCGAGCGACGAGGATGACGACGATGACAGAAACGATGACGCGGAATATCCTAGTCTGGATTCTGAAACTTCACATTCAG GAGGAGTTATATCGCCTCGAAATTCGGAAGCTCCCAGCCTGACCGAATCGATGCAGATGGTGGACGAAATTCTCTCGGACGGGCAGATGGACCGATTTGAGAAAATCGAACGACTCGAGGCCATTCTTTCGGCAGTCACAGCTCCATCGAATGACGTCGAAACTGCCGAGccgacgacgacgacgacgatTGTGGCTTCGCCAACAAAATGTACCATGTGCCAAGGAAATAAGATTTCACAGAAATCACAAAGTGTTCCAAAACCGGGCAAAGAAGTGGCGTGTCAAACGCTCAGCACAGGCGACATTGTGATCACGAGGATACATTTCTCGGAAGAGGAAAAAGAACGCGAAAGATTACTCAATTCACCCAAGAAACAGGTAGCTTAG